A genomic region of Pseudoxanthomonas suwonensis contains the following coding sequences:
- the hisF gene encoding imidazole glycerol phosphate synthase subunit HisF yields MLSRRIIPCLDVRGGRVVKGVRFRDHVDMGDIVELALRYRDQGADELVFYDIGASPEGRSVDYAWVERVARLIDIPFCVAGGIRDVETARDVLHAGADKISVNSPALERPALVAELADAFGVQCVVVGIDSVREADGQWRVRTNTGDPDKTRALPVRTLDWIAEAQRLGAGEIVLNCMDSDGVRRGYDIAQLRQARAVCGVPLVASGGAGEMAHFAEAFEQADVDGALAASVFHAGTIPIPALKRFLRQREIEVRDA; encoded by the coding sequence GTGCTGAGCCGCCGGATCATCCCCTGCCTGGACGTGCGCGGTGGCCGCGTGGTCAAGGGCGTGCGCTTCCGCGACCACGTCGACATGGGCGACATCGTCGAACTGGCGCTGCGCTACCGCGACCAGGGCGCCGACGAACTGGTGTTCTACGACATCGGCGCCAGCCCGGAAGGACGCTCGGTCGACTATGCCTGGGTCGAGCGGGTGGCGCGGCTGATCGACATCCCGTTCTGCGTGGCCGGCGGCATCCGCGACGTGGAGACCGCGCGCGACGTGCTGCACGCCGGCGCCGACAAGATCTCGGTCAACTCGCCGGCGCTGGAGCGGCCGGCGCTGGTGGCCGAACTGGCCGACGCCTTCGGCGTGCAGTGCGTGGTGGTCGGCATCGATTCGGTGCGCGAGGCCGACGGCCAGTGGCGGGTGCGCACCAACACCGGCGACCCGGACAAGACCCGGGCGCTGCCGGTGCGCACCCTGGACTGGATCGCCGAGGCGCAGCGGCTGGGCGCCGGCGAGATCGTGCTCAACTGCATGGACAGCGACGGCGTGCGCCGTGGCTACGACATCGCCCAGCTGCGCCAGGCGCGTGCCGTGTGCGGCGTGCCGCTGGTCGCCTCCGGCGGCGCCGGCGAGATGGCGCACTTCGCCGAGGCGTTCGAGCAGGCCGACGTCGATGGTGCGCTGGCCGCCAGCGTGTTCCACGCCGGTACCATTCCCATCCCCGCCCTCAAGCGCTTCCTGCGCCAGCGGGAAATCGAGGTGCGCGATGCCTGA
- a CDS encoding 1,2-dihydroxy-3-keto-5-methylthiopentene dioxygenase: MSRLRIFNDNAPDQPLFDSRDGQAIAAELEKIGVTFERWQAGQPIEPGATPEQVIDAYRADIDRLVAERGFKTVDVVSIAPDNPNRAEMRKKFLDEHFHKEDEVRFFVAGSGLFTLHVDGKVYEIECVKDDLIAVPDGTKHWFDMGESPSFVAIRFFTEPDGWVGHFTGTDIAQKFPRYAPEAA; encoded by the coding sequence ATGAGCCGACTGCGCATCTTCAACGACAACGCCCCGGACCAACCCCTGTTCGACAGCCGCGACGGGCAGGCCATCGCCGCCGAGCTGGAGAAGATCGGCGTGACCTTCGAGCGCTGGCAGGCCGGCCAGCCGATCGAGCCCGGCGCCACGCCCGAGCAGGTCATCGACGCCTACCGCGCCGACATCGACCGGCTGGTGGCCGAGCGCGGCTTCAAGACCGTGGACGTCGTCAGCATCGCCCCGGACAACCCCAACCGTGCCGAGATGCGCAAGAAGTTCCTGGACGAGCACTTCCACAAGGAGGACGAGGTCCGCTTCTTCGTCGCCGGCTCGGGCCTGTTCACCCTGCACGTGGACGGCAAGGTCTACGAGATCGAGTGCGTGAAGGACGACCTGATCGCGGTGCCCGACGGCACCAAGCACTGGTTCGACATGGGCGAGTCGCCGAGCTTCGTGGCGATCCGCTTCTTCACCGAGCCGGACGGCTGGGTCGGGCATTTCACCGGCACCGACATCGCGCAGAAGTTCCCGCGCTACGCGCCGGAAGCGGCCTGA
- a CDS encoding methylthioribulose 1-phosphate dehydratase, which produces MNKALPYDPALLRKRAESIIANVRELSQLGWTPATSSNFSLRLDGAHAAITVSGRDKGKLVEDDIMVVDFDGRAVGRPLKPSAETLLHTQLYRRFPDIGCVLHTHSLVQTVASRLYAGAGHVRLEGYELLKAFEGNSTHEAAIDVPVFANTQDMNVLAAQVDALLDRQSLWGYLIDGHGLYAWGRTMAEARRHLEAFEFLFGCELELRKLGVRG; this is translated from the coding sequence ATGAACAAGGCCCTGCCCTACGATCCGGCCCTGCTGCGCAAGCGCGCCGAGTCGATCATCGCCAACGTCCGCGAACTGTCGCAGCTGGGCTGGACCCCGGCCACCAGCAGCAACTTCTCGCTGCGGCTGGATGGCGCGCACGCGGCCATCACCGTATCCGGGCGCGACAAGGGCAAGCTGGTGGAGGACGACATCATGGTCGTCGACTTCGACGGGCGCGCGGTGGGCCGGCCGCTCAAGCCGTCCGCCGAAACCCTGCTGCACACCCAACTGTACCGGCGCTTCCCGGACATCGGCTGCGTGCTGCACACCCATTCGCTGGTGCAGACCGTCGCCTCGCGCCTGTACGCGGGCGCCGGCCACGTCCGCCTGGAAGGCTACGAGCTGCTCAAGGCGTTCGAGGGCAACAGCACCCACGAGGCCGCGATCGACGTGCCGGTGTTCGCCAACACCCAGGACATGAACGTGCTGGCCGCCCAGGTCGACGCCCTGCTCGACCGGCAGAGCCTGTGGGGCTACCTGATCGACGGACACGGCCTGTACGCCTGGGGCCGGACCATGGCCGAGGCCCGCCGGCACCTGGAGGCATTCGAGTTCCTGTTCGGCTGCGAGCTCGAGCTGCGCAAGCTCGGCGTGCGCGGCTGA
- a CDS encoding calcineurin-like phosphoesterase C-terminal domain-containing protein yields the protein MSIRHLPGILLACVVAAQGAAARAADASGADTATVSGHVHLERDGRAGRDPSEPGLPGVAVSNGVDIVRTDAQGRFRIGARPGQAVFVIKPDGYRFVAGADGLPAFWHRVPAAAGADVDFGLLARTRPVAAVPGSKAFEALLFTDTQVKSERDVDYYHRDIVAPIVGRHPAALGVTLGDLVDDQMHLYPALNAVTAQLGVPWFHVPGNHDVDPGSPSDEGSLASWSAVYGPDTYAVEEGGAAFVFLDDVVVQPGQGPGYVGGLREDQFRFLENYLAQLPHERLLVLGMHIPVFDTGGRRTFRAGDRARLFALLQDRPRVLLLSGHSHVQQHYWHGEADGWRGAAPLHEYNLGAACGAYWSGAPDAEGIPDATMADGTPNGYAVLSVQGDGAYALAYHPARPPTGDPAFTAAMALHAPRALRRGAYPAWGVFANVFMGDAETRVEYRIDGGQWKPMRRVERADPRLLVENVADDLAPSLRGFDRSPEAVPSTHLWRGALATDLVAGEHRVEVRAFGRWRGEVVASTTYVLQDAAD from the coding sequence ATGTCGATCCGCCATCTGCCGGGAATCCTGCTGGCCTGCGTTGTCGCCGCGCAGGGCGCTGCCGCGCGCGCCGCCGATGCTTCAGGCGCCGATACCGCAACCGTCTCCGGCCATGTCCACCTGGAACGCGACGGCAGGGCCGGGCGCGATCCCAGCGAACCCGGGCTGCCCGGCGTGGCGGTCTCCAACGGCGTGGACATCGTCCGCACCGATGCGCAGGGACGCTTTCGCATCGGCGCGCGACCGGGCCAGGCGGTGTTCGTGATCAAGCCCGACGGCTACCGGTTCGTCGCCGGCGCCGACGGACTGCCGGCGTTCTGGCATCGGGTGCCGGCCGCCGCAGGCGCGGACGTCGACTTCGGCCTGCTGGCGCGAACCCGCCCCGTCGCGGCCGTGCCCGGATCGAAGGCGTTCGAGGCGCTGCTGTTCACCGACACCCAGGTCAAGAGCGAACGCGACGTCGACTACTACCACCGCGACATCGTCGCGCCGATCGTCGGCAGGCACCCGGCCGCACTGGGCGTGACCCTGGGCGACCTGGTCGACGACCAGATGCACCTGTATCCGGCGCTCAACGCGGTCACCGCGCAGCTGGGCGTGCCCTGGTTCCACGTGCCGGGCAACCACGACGTCGATCCGGGCTCGCCTTCCGACGAGGGATCGCTGGCCAGCTGGAGCGCGGTGTACGGCCCGGACACCTACGCGGTGGAGGAGGGCGGAGCGGCGTTCGTGTTCCTGGACGACGTGGTCGTGCAGCCGGGCCAGGGACCGGGCTACGTCGGCGGCCTGCGCGAGGACCAGTTCCGCTTCCTCGAGAACTACCTCGCCCAACTGCCGCACGAGCGCCTGCTGGTGCTGGGCATGCACATCCCGGTGTTCGACACCGGCGGCCGCCGGACCTTCCGCGCCGGCGACCGCGCGCGCCTGTTCGCGCTGTTGCAGGATCGGCCGCGGGTGCTGCTGCTCAGCGGCCACAGCCACGTCCAGCAGCACTACTGGCACGGCGAGGCCGACGGCTGGCGGGGCGCCGCGCCGCTGCACGAGTACAACCTCGGCGCGGCCTGCGGCGCGTACTGGTCGGGCGCGCCGGACGCCGAGGGCATCCCGGACGCGACCATGGCCGACGGCACGCCGAACGGCTATGCGGTGCTGTCGGTACAGGGCGACGGCGCATACGCGCTGGCCTACCATCCGGCGCGTCCGCCCACCGGCGATCCGGCGTTCACCGCGGCGATGGCGCTGCATGCGCCGCGCGCGCTGCGGCGCGGCGCGTATCCGGCCTGGGGCGTGTTCGCCAACGTGTTCATGGGCGATGCCGAGACCCGCGTCGAATACCGGATCGACGGTGGCCAGTGGAAGCCGATGCGGCGCGTGGAGCGCGCCGACCCGCGTCTGCTGGTCGAGAACGTGGCCGACGACCTGGCCCCGTCGTTGCGCGGCTTCGACCGTTCGCCCGAGGCGGTGCCGTCCACCCACCTGTGGCGCGGTGCCCTGGCCACCGACCTGGTCGCAGGGGAACACCGGGTCGAGGTGCGCGCCTTCGGCCGCTGGCGCGGCGAAGTGGTCGCATCCACCACCTACGTCCTGCAGGACGCGGCGGATTGA
- the hisIE gene encoding bifunctional phosphoribosyl-AMP cyclohydrolase/phosphoribosyl-ATP diphosphatase HisIE: protein MPEPSTDAPRLPRSPTLLPESMDWDKGGGLLPAIVQDADSLRVLMLGYMDVNALRATLANRLVTFYSRSRQRLWTKGETSGHVLELVSVEADCDSDALLVLAHPRGPTCHLQRASCFDHAPALAEVPVVVSADVGFLGELDALVATRARERPEGSYTTRLFEAGIRRIAQKVGEEGVETALAGVAQNDEQLLGESADLIYHLTVLLHSRGLSLADAVEVLEQRHKG, encoded by the coding sequence ATGCCTGAGCCTTCCACCGACGCGCCGCGCCTGCCGCGCAGCCCGACCCTGCTGCCCGAGTCGATGGACTGGGACAAGGGCGGCGGCCTGCTGCCGGCGATCGTGCAGGACGCCGACAGCCTGCGCGTGCTGATGCTCGGCTACATGGACGTCAACGCGCTGCGCGCGACCCTGGCCAACCGCCTTGTGACCTTCTACAGCCGCAGCCGGCAGCGGCTGTGGACCAAGGGCGAGACCTCCGGCCACGTGCTGGAACTGGTCTCAGTGGAAGCCGACTGCGATTCCGATGCACTGCTGGTGCTGGCGCACCCGCGCGGGCCGACCTGCCACCTGCAGCGGGCGAGCTGCTTCGACCACGCGCCGGCGCTTGCCGAGGTGCCGGTGGTCGTATCGGCCGACGTGGGTTTCCTCGGCGAACTCGACGCGCTGGTCGCCACCCGCGCGCGCGAACGGCCCGAAGGCAGCTACACCACCCGCCTGTTCGAGGCCGGGATACGCCGGATCGCGCAGAAGGTGGGCGAAGAAGGCGTGGAGACCGCGCTGGCCGGCGTGGCCCAGAACGATGAGCAGCTGCTGGGCGAGTCGGCTGATCTGATCTACCACCTGACCGTGCTGCTGCATTCGCGTGGCCTGTCGCTGGCCGATGCGGTGGAGGTGCTGGAGCAGCGACACAAGGGTTGA
- the hisH gene encoding imidazole glycerol phosphate synthase subunit HisH, with amino-acid sequence MMRVALVDAGGANLGSVCYALNRLGIEPEVTADAGAIRAADRVLLPGVSTAAQVMGRLRELGLVDTLRGLDAPLLGVCVGMQLLYERSEEGEVECLGLLPGVVRKLPAAPGIRIPHMGWNALRRMRDSTLLDGVAEGANAYFVHSYAAPITADTVAATDHGSLFSAVVQRGRLCGAQFHPERSAATGARILRNFIEMDF; translated from the coding sequence GTGATGCGGGTGGCGCTGGTGGACGCGGGCGGCGCCAACCTGGGGTCGGTGTGCTACGCGCTCAACCGGCTGGGGATCGAGCCGGAGGTGACCGCCGATGCGGGCGCCATCCGCGCCGCCGACCGGGTGCTGCTGCCCGGGGTCAGCACGGCCGCGCAGGTGATGGGCCGGCTGCGCGAACTGGGACTGGTGGACACGCTGCGCGGCCTGGACGCGCCGTTGCTGGGCGTGTGCGTCGGCATGCAGCTGCTGTACGAGCGCTCGGAGGAGGGCGAGGTGGAGTGTCTGGGCCTGCTGCCGGGCGTGGTCCGCAAGCTGCCGGCGGCCCCGGGCATCCGAATCCCGCACATGGGCTGGAACGCCCTGCGCCGCATGCGCGACTCGACCCTGCTCGACGGTGTGGCCGAGGGCGCCAACGCCTATTTCGTGCACAGTTATGCGGCACCCATCACAGCCGACACCGTGGCCGCCACGGATCATGGCAGCCTGTTCTCGGCTGTGGTCCAGCGCGGACGCCTGTGCGGCGCGCAGTTCCACCCCGAGCGCTCTGCCGCCACCGGCGCGCGCATCCTGCGCAATTTCATCGAAATGGATTTCTGA
- a CDS encoding amino acid permease, producing the protein MSVTTARKIGPVLATFVVANNMIGSGFFLLPATLAKSGGVTALAWLLCTVLAMMLGGAFARLARHHPDLQSPDDYVRPSLGRDASFLATTMYWVSSWIGNNAIAVAAFGYLVILLPIDDSPGVRLGGQIALIWLMFALNLLGPRPIARFQSLCVVFGLLPVALILTAGWAHFDPDLYRAAWNVSGRSDLSVVMHSLAPIFWAFVGLETGAMVAGVVDDPDRNVPRATLGGIAIAGVVYLVSSVLMMGIVPVADLADSGAPFALVAGQMFGPWAIPLIAAAAALKATGTLGGWMLVTGESGARAAQRGFLPPVFGRLRANGSAGTGLFIIASAMTLLAVLTLSPTVSGQFEILIEMVVILVVMAYAAAGLSLLLGTPERPSTRSERVLGMGALVACGLLVYSTPGKTLVGGLVIALLAWAAYRGFVRRPATPAG; encoded by the coding sequence ATGAGCGTCACCACCGCACGCAAGATCGGTCCGGTCCTGGCGACCTTCGTGGTCGCCAACAACATGATCGGCTCGGGGTTCTTCCTGCTGCCGGCGACGCTGGCCAAGTCCGGCGGCGTGACCGCGCTGGCCTGGCTGCTGTGCACGGTGCTGGCGATGATGCTCGGCGGCGCCTTCGCCCGCCTGGCCCGGCACCACCCCGACCTGCAGTCGCCCGACGACTACGTGCGGCCCTCGCTCGGCCGCGACGCCAGCTTCCTGGCCACGACCATGTACTGGGTATCGTCGTGGATCGGCAACAACGCCATCGCCGTGGCCGCGTTCGGCTACCTGGTGATCCTGCTGCCGATCGACGACAGCCCCGGCGTGCGCCTGGGCGGGCAGATCGCGCTGATCTGGCTGATGTTCGCGCTCAACCTGCTGGGGCCGCGGCCGATCGCCCGCTTCCAGTCGCTGTGCGTGGTGTTCGGCCTGCTGCCGGTGGCGCTGATCCTCACCGCCGGCTGGGCGCATTTCGACCCGGACCTCTACCGCGCCGCCTGGAACGTGTCCGGCCGGTCCGACCTGTCGGTGGTCATGCACTCGCTGGCACCGATCTTCTGGGCCTTCGTCGGCCTGGAAACCGGGGCAATGGTCGCCGGCGTGGTCGACGACCCCGACCGCAACGTGCCGCGCGCCACCCTCGGCGGCATCGCCATCGCCGGCGTGGTCTACCTGGTGTCCTCGGTGCTGATGATGGGCATCGTGCCGGTGGCCGACCTGGCCGACTCCGGCGCGCCGTTCGCGCTGGTGGCCGGGCAGATGTTCGGCCCTTGGGCGATCCCGCTGATCGCCGCGGCCGCCGCGCTGAAGGCGACCGGCACCCTCGGCGGCTGGATGCTGGTGACCGGCGAGTCCGGCGCGCGCGCGGCCCAGCGCGGCTTCCTGCCGCCGGTGTTCGGGCGGCTGCGCGCCAACGGCTCGGCGGGGACGGGACTGTTCATCATCGCCTCGGCGATGACCCTGCTGGCGGTGCTGACCCTGTCGCCAACCGTGTCCGGCCAGTTCGAGATCCTGATCGAGATGGTGGTGATCCTGGTGGTGATGGCCTACGCCGCCGCCGGCCTGAGCCTGCTGCTGGGCACCCCGGAGCGGCCCTCGACCCGCAGCGAGCGCGTGCTCGGCATGGGCGCGCTGGTAGCCTGCGGCCTGCTGGTCTATTCCACCCCGGGCAAGACCCTGGTCGGTGGCCTGGTGATCGCGCTGCTGGCCTGGGCGGCGTACCGCGGCTTCGTGCGCCGGCCGGCGACGCCCGCAGGCTAA
- the hisA gene encoding 1-(5-phosphoribosyl)-5-[(5-phosphoribosylamino)methylideneamino]imidazole-4-carboxamide isomerase has product MGFTVYPALDIRNGRVVRLAQGDYARQTDYGDDPLPRAGAFAAGGVRWMHLVDLDAAKAGGYTLLPLLAAIARGTGLRVQTGGGVRSREDVARILDAGAARVVVGSLAVREPETVVAWLAEFGGERITVALDTRQDADGRWKLPVHGWTEDAGADLDGLLPHYQRAGLRHLLCTDIARDGMLSGPNLDLYAHLHALAPGVAVQASGGVRDADDVRNARQVGCAGAVLGRALLEGRLELADALAQEALPC; this is encoded by the coding sequence ATGGGTTTCACCGTCTATCCCGCGCTGGACATCCGCAACGGCCGCGTGGTCCGGCTGGCGCAGGGCGACTATGCGCGCCAGACCGACTACGGCGACGATCCGCTGCCGCGCGCCGGCGCCTTCGCCGCCGGCGGCGTACGCTGGATGCACCTGGTCGACCTGGACGCGGCCAAGGCCGGCGGTTACACCCTGCTGCCGCTGCTCGCCGCGATCGCGCGCGGCACCGGCCTGCGCGTGCAGACCGGCGGCGGCGTGCGCTCGCGCGAGGACGTGGCCCGGATCCTCGATGCCGGCGCGGCGCGGGTGGTGGTGGGCTCGCTGGCGGTGCGCGAGCCGGAGACGGTGGTCGCGTGGCTGGCCGAGTTCGGAGGTGAGCGCATTACCGTGGCCCTGGACACGCGCCAAGACGCAGACGGCCGCTGGAAACTGCCGGTGCACGGCTGGACCGAGGACGCCGGCGCCGACCTCGACGGGCTGCTGCCGCACTACCAGCGCGCCGGCCTGCGCCACTTGCTGTGCACCGACATCGCCCGCGACGGCATGCTGTCCGGGCCGAACCTGGACCTGTACGCGCACCTGCACGCGCTGGCACCCGGCGTGGCGGTGCAGGCCTCCGGCGGCGTGCGCGACGCCGACGACGTGCGCAACGCGCGCCAGGTCGGCTGCGCCGGCGCCGTGCTCGGCCGCGCCCTGCTCGAAGGCCGGCTGGAGCTGGCCGATGCGCTGGCCCAGGAGGCGCTGCCGTGCTGA
- the yddG gene encoding aromatic amino acid exporter YddG — protein MDASRKATLAGLLAILLWSSLALLTVATVGLPPFQVLAIAFSVAGTLGLLRAALRGDAGWAELRQPPAALALSTAALFGYHALYFIALKRAPAVEANLLNYLWPLLIVVFAGFLPGVRIRPLQWLGTLMGLAAAVLLVTGGQRLQVDAGYLPGYLAAISAAVVWASYSVLNRRHAQVPSAAITVACLAVALLGALVHLLVERTVAPTPWQWAALLAMGIGPTGAAFWLWDNGTKRGDIALLGSLSYLAPLLSTVLLVLSGRAQPHPLQAVALALLLAGAWLSTRASR, from the coding sequence ATGGACGCTTCGCGCAAGGCGACCCTCGCCGGCCTGCTGGCGATCCTGCTCTGGTCCTCGCTGGCCCTGCTCACCGTGGCCACCGTGGGCCTGCCGCCGTTCCAGGTGCTGGCCATCGCCTTCTCCGTCGCCGGCACGCTGGGGCTGCTGCGCGCCGCCCTGCGCGGCGACGCCGGCTGGGCCGAACTGCGCCAGCCGCCCGCGGCGCTGGCGCTGTCGACCGCCGCGCTGTTCGGCTACCACGCGCTGTACTTCATCGCGCTCAAGCGTGCGCCGGCGGTGGAAGCCAACCTGCTCAACTACCTGTGGCCGTTGCTGATCGTGGTCTTCGCCGGCTTCCTGCCGGGCGTGCGGATCCGTCCGCTGCAGTGGCTCGGCACCCTGATGGGCCTGGCCGCGGCGGTCCTGCTGGTGACCGGCGGGCAGCGGCTGCAGGTCGACGCCGGCTACCTGCCGGGCTACCTGGCCGCGATCTCGGCGGCCGTGGTCTGGGCCAGCTATTCGGTGCTCAACCGGCGCCATGCGCAGGTGCCCAGCGCGGCGATCACCGTGGCCTGCCTGGCCGTCGCGTTGCTCGGCGCGCTCGTCCACCTGCTGGTCGAGCGCACCGTGGCGCCGACGCCGTGGCAGTGGGCGGCGCTGCTGGCGATGGGCATCGGCCCCACCGGCGCGGCCTTCTGGCTGTGGGACAACGGCACCAAGCGCGGCGACATCGCCCTGCTCGGCAGCCTGTCCTACCTGGCGCCGCTGCTGTCGACCGTGCTGCTGGTGCTGTCGGGCCGGGCGCAGCCGCATCCGCTGCAGGCCGTGGCGCTGGCACTGCTGCTGGCTGGCGCCTGGCTGAGCACGCGCGCCTCGCGCTGA
- the mtnC gene encoding acireductone synthase produces the protein MTRAILTDIEGTTSSISFVRDVLFPYARRALPGFVREHGQRPEVRRWLDAVATEAGGLCQDGMVVETLQGWIDQDRKHTALKALQGLVWEAGYRNADFTAPIYPDAAQTLRRWHALGLPLYVYSSGSVPAQKLFFGHSDAGDLTGLFSGWYDTEVGGKREADSYARIAAAIGVEPHEILFLSDVVEELDAARAAGLHTVLVDRLEDYPQPRHGDAAHGHTHVASFLEIELPL, from the coding sequence ATGACCCGCGCCATCCTCACCGACATCGAAGGCACCACCAGCAGCATCTCGTTCGTCCGCGACGTGCTGTTCCCGTACGCGCGCCGTGCCCTGCCCGGCTTCGTCCGCGAGCACGGGCAACGGCCGGAGGTGCGGCGCTGGCTCGACGCGGTCGCCACCGAGGCCGGCGGCCTGTGCCAGGACGGGATGGTCGTGGAGACGCTGCAGGGCTGGATCGACCAGGACCGCAAGCACACCGCGCTCAAGGCCCTGCAGGGACTGGTCTGGGAGGCCGGCTACCGCAATGCCGACTTCACCGCGCCGATCTACCCCGACGCCGCGCAGACCCTGCGGCGCTGGCACGCGCTGGGGCTGCCGCTGTACGTGTACTCCTCCGGCTCGGTACCGGCGCAGAAGCTGTTCTTCGGCCACAGCGACGCCGGCGACCTGACCGGGCTGTTCTCCGGCTGGTACGACACCGAGGTCGGCGGCAAGCGCGAGGCGGACAGCTACGCGCGGATCGCCGCGGCCATCGGCGTGGAACCGCACGAGATCCTGTTCCTGTCCGACGTGGTCGAGGAACTGGACGCGGCGCGCGCGGCCGGGCTGCACACCGTGCTGGTCGACCGGCTCGAGGACTACCCGCAACCGCGCCACGGCGATGCGGCGCACGGGCATACGCACGTGGCCAGCTTCCTCGAGATCGAGTTGCCGCTGTAG